CCGGGGTCCGATTTCCGTGAAGGATTCCTCGCTGAAGGAAAGGCACAAATCGCCGGTCAGGATCGCCGCTGCATGGCCGAAGCGTTCATTGTCCAGCGCCCAACCATTGGCCTGATGGAGTTGGCTGAAGCGACGGTGCACACTGGGACCCCCGCGACGCGTATCCGAACGGTCAATGATGTCGTCGTGGATGAGGGCCGCGGCTTGGAAAAGTTCCAAAGCACAACCGGCCGTCAGGATGTCCGAGTCACCGGCGGGACCGCCCGCACCCCGCCAGCCCCAGTAGCACATCAGCGCACGGAGCCGTTTTCCGCCGGTGACGAGGTTCGATATTGACCCCATAAGGGGAGCGACATCGGGCGAAATCGTAGCCATCATGTCCTGCTGGACCGCCAGGAACTCATTCAGCTTCCCGGCTACGCCGCCAATAAACTCGAGTTGCTCCGTGTGGAGTTGGGAAACCGGTGTCACTTGACGGACCCGGCCGCCACGTTCGCGCCGATCGTGAACGTGGAAACGCCTTCCTTTTGCCTCACGGAGACATTGACCGTTTCACCGTCACCGCGGATGAAGTCGATCGACGTGACGTTGCCTACGGCTTGGGCGCCCGGAACAACCTTGAACCCTTGCGCTTCAAGGGATGTCTTGTAGTAATCCACCACGCTTTCCGGCGGAGCTTTAACCGTTCCTACGAGCGCAACCGTGGCAGGAGACACGTTTTTGTCAAAGCTGCTGGAGCGCACGGACGTCTTGGGCATCACCGGGATGAGCTGTTCCGGAAAGCCGGGGACCAAGGCGCCCACCGTGGCCGTCGCGCCCGGCACAGGTCCGGCTGATCCGGACGAGTCAGGAGCCTGAGTCGGGGATGAAGGCGATGCCGGGGAAGATGGCGCAGCCGTGGAGGAATCAGAGGAGCTCCCCGATGCGGATGGGGCCGGGCTGCTGGTGGGCGGAGTACAGGCGGAAACCGCCAGGGCGACACTCGCTGCGAGCAGGGCAAACCCTCGCGATTGAGGAGTTCCAAAGAGCTTCACAGGGGTATCCTTCCTTGGGCTGACGGGGGACTGTGCCTCCAGTTTAGTCAGTGGCCGGGCATAGTATTGCCGTTGTGAGTCAGGAAGCATCCGGTAGCGCCCAAAGCGTGGGCAGCGAACCAGCCCGCAGCGCCCAGGATGCTCTGCGGGAACAGCGGCGAACCAGCATCCTCCACGTGGACATGGATGCCTTTTTCGTTTCCGTGGAATTGCGCAGCCGGCCGGACTTGCGGGGCAAGCCAGTAATCGTCGGCTTCCCTGCTGAACGTTCGGTTGTGTTATCGGCGTCCTACGAAGCCCGGGCCACAGGTGTGAAGTCAGCGATGCCCATGGCCATTGCCATGCGGATGTGCCCGGGCGCTGTCATCATCCACCCGCGCCACAAGCTCTACTACGAGGTTTCGGCGCAGCTCATGGAGATCTTCGCCTCCATCACGGACCTCGTGGAGCCGTTGAGCGTTGACGAGGCTTTCCTGGACGTCGGCGGTGCAATCCGCCGTCTCGGATCTCCCTTGGACATTGGCCATCTCATCCGCAAACGGGTTCGGTCTGAGCTTGGTATCACCGCTTCAGTGGGGATTGCCGGAACCAAATTTGTGGCCAAGATCGCATCCACCCGCTGCAAGCCGGACGGCATCCTCCAGATCGACGCCGAGGACACCATCCCGTACCTCCACAGCCTGCCCGTCAATGCCCTCTGGGGCGTCGGCGGCAAGACCGCCGAGGTGCTGGCACGCCTCGGCATACGGACGGTGGCCGACGTGGCAGCAACGCCCGTGGCATCGTTGAAAAAGGTCCTTGGCGCCAGCGGAGAGCATGTGCACCGACTGTCCCTGGGAATAGATCCCCGGCCAGTCACTCCTACCAGGCTGGAAAAGAGCATCGGGGCAGAAGAGACCTTCGCTACAGATTCGGCAGACGACGCCCTGGTGCAGCGGGAGCTCCTCAGGTTGTCCCATCGCACGGCAGCGCGGCTGCGAAGTTCCGGGATGCTGGCCCGAACCATAGCTTTGAAACTCCGATACGCCGACTTTTCCACTGTGACGCGTAGCCGGACGGTACATACTCCCGTTGACAGCGCCCAGCTTATTTACCAGGTTGCCGTGCAATTGCTGGAGTCCTTGGGGGCACGATCCATGAGCGTCCGTCTTGTAGGCGTCCGTGCTGAGCAGCTGGAACCGGCCGGCCAGGCGTCCCTGCAGCTCAGCCTTGACCGGCGGGATGACAACTGGCGGGCCGCGGAGCAGGCCCTTGACCGCGTTGCGGAACGCTTCGGCTCCAAAACCCTGCTCCCGGCCAGGCTCCTGGATCCGGGCAAGACTCCTGACGCCCAATGACCCCCGCGAAGCCGGGCAGGCGCCCTCCGCGCGTCTTTCAGAACAGCGCCTGACAAACTATCCTAATTAGTACAGATATTTAGATCGTCTGGACAGCTGTTTCCTGAGCAGTCGGTCCCAGGATGTCCGCTAACACAGCGGAAATTTTTGGGAACGCTTTTCGTGGCCCGATCGTTTTGGAAACAGACGCACAGGCCGCGATTCGTCCAGACGCTGGCTGACTAAAGGAGGTCGCGATGCCCCTCTCGGAGCATGAACAGAAGCTGCTTGAGCAACTTGAGAAGCAGCTTCATGAGGACGATCCGAAGTTTGCCAACACCATGGGTTCGGATCCCATCCGCAGCTGGTCAACCCGGCACGTGATAATTGGTGTCCTGGGTGCCATTGCAGGCATCCTTTTGCTGCTGGTCGGCGTGTCACTCCAACAGATTTTCGTTGGTGTCCTCGGCTTTGTCGTGATGGGCGCAGGTGTCTACTTTGCGACTCTTCGGGGCGCGGCGTTCGGCAAGGCCCGGAAAGGGAAAGCCGGAAAGTCAAAGTCCAAGAGTTCGTTCATGAGCAATCTTGAGGAGCGCTGGGACGAGCGTCGCCGCGACGACAATTGAGCGTGACCGCCAGCATTAGCCCGGAAACGGATCCTTCCGA
This genomic stretch from Micrococcaceae bacterium Sec5.1 harbors:
- the dinB gene encoding DNA polymerase IV — encoded protein: MGSEPARSAQDALREQRRTSILHVDMDAFFVSVELRSRPDLRGKPVIVGFPAERSVVLSASYEARATGVKSAMPMAIAMRMCPGAVIIHPRHKLYYEVSAQLMEIFASITDLVEPLSVDEAFLDVGGAIRRLGSPLDIGHLIRKRVRSELGITASVGIAGTKFVAKIASTRCKPDGILQIDAEDTIPYLHSLPVNALWGVGGKTAEVLARLGIRTVADVAATPVASLKKVLGASGEHVHRLSLGIDPRPVTPTRLEKSIGAEETFATDSADDALVQRELLRLSHRTAARLRSSGMLARTIALKLRYADFSTVTRSRTVHTPVDSAQLIYQVAVQLLESLGARSMSVRLVGVRAEQLEPAGQASLQLSLDRRDDNWRAAEQALDRVAERFGSKTLLPARLLDPGKTPDAQ
- a CDS encoding DUF3040 domain-containing protein, with the protein product MPLSEHEQKLLEQLEKQLHEDDPKFANTMGSDPIRSWSTRHVIIGVLGAIAGILLLLVGVSLQQIFVGVLGFVVMGAGVYFATLRGAAFGKARKGKAGKSKSKSSFMSNLEERWDERRRDDN